A genomic region of Haliotis asinina isolate JCU_RB_2024 chromosome 1, JCU_Hal_asi_v2, whole genome shotgun sequence contains the following coding sequences:
- the LOC137288177 gene encoding uncharacterized protein, protein MLCTLISVALVTSTLGYTPPTSQCACASVDTAIVRNYTESADDSFGTLSSPWCLPYRGVQGALNDGRIYVQVSYHRTSAWLLAFDIYIKRCNEPFECVCANANIDVQTTYRSRGASITTLTSGQCVTLQGKSYNSSAGTWVQVKVNNKMGWLKTGQVSFHRNCAAHVTGDTSQTHIMECPRTVSRKDWDARDPRAPSIPKPSHDPDSQQDPKRGLPSDGGCMGRKRRYHDDHQDGDDSFDRSCVNTDASESLVESSVPLTTLAANQEVVMHDGSDGMRTPIQVGSKIELAQDNYLHSTEDASSVLVPDCPAFLARAVWGARLAGSGVDRLTSIPQYVIIHHGASSECSYRQECVRLMQCYQNFHMDERGWSDIGYNFAIGDDGNVYEGRGWGAVGSHTVGYNKVSVGIAFIGKFNDREPSKAAFDALVVLLSHGVRYGELTPSYTLLGRRDISSPSESPGDRLYEIIRGWKHYNNTVIYV, encoded by the exons ATGTTGTGTACGCTAATTTCTGTTGCCTTGGTAACGTCAACCCTTGGGTACACACCTCCCACCAGTCAGTGCGCATGCGCATCAGTGGACACAGCTATCGTGAGGAACTACACGGAAAGTGCCGATGATAGCTTCGGCACGCTGAGTTCCCCGTGGTGCCTCCCGTACCGCGGGGTTCAGGGAGCTCTCAATGACGGCCGGATCTATGTTCAAGTGTCCTATCACAGAACT AGCGCCTGGTTATTGGCATTCGACATATATATAAAGAGGTGCAATG AACCCTTCGAGTGTGTATGCGCGAATGCCAACATCGACGTACAAACTACCTATAGAAGCCGAGGTGCTTCAATAACGACCTTGACCTCTGGTCAGTGTGTGACTCTGCAGGGGAAGTCGTACAACTCCAGCGCCGGGACCTGGGtgcaggtcaaggtcaacaacaAG ATGGGCTGGTTGAAGACGGGACAGGTCTCCTTCCATAGGAACTGTGCAG CCCACGTGACGGGTGACACGTCGCAGACACATATAATGGAATGTCCTAGAACAGTTTCGCGTAAAGACTGGGATGCGAGAGATCCACGGGCACCAAGTATCCCGAAACCTTCCCATGACCCCGACAGCCAGCAAGATCCAAAACGAGGCCTCCCGAGTGATGGAGGATGCATGGGAAGAAAACGTCGTTACCATGACGACCATCAGGATGGAGACG ATTCATTTGACAGATCCTGTGTGAATACTGACGCCTCTGAGTCTCTTGTTGAGAGTAGCGTCCCCTTGACGACCTTGGCCGCTAACCAGGAAGTTGTGATGCATGATGGCAGTGACGGAATGCGTACACCAATCCAAGTAGGGAGTAAG ATTGAGTTGGCCCAAGATAACTATCTGCATTCAACAGAAGACGCGTCTTCAGTGCTGGTGCCCGATTGTCCTGCCTTCCTGGCACGTGCTGTATGGGGGGCACGGCTTGCCGGGTCGGGTGTAGACAGACTGACGTCAATTCCCCAGTATGTCATTATTCACCATGGAGCCTCATCGGAGTGTAGCTATAGGCAAGAGTGCGTGCGACTGATGCAGTGCTACCAGAACTTTCACATGGATGAACGAG GTTGGTCCGACATCGGTTACAACTTCGCCATCGGTGATGACGGCAACGTGTACGAGGGACGTGGCTGGGGCGCCGTGGGGAGTCATACGGTCGGCTACAACAAAGTATCTGTCG GAATCGCTTTCATTGGCAAGTTCAATGACCGGGAGCCAAGCAAAGCTGCCTTTGACGCCctggtggtgttgctttcacacgGCGTCCGATACGGCGAACTGACACCTTCGTACACGTTGTTGGGGCGTCGCGACATAAGCTCTCCATCAGAATCCCCTGGGGACAGGCTGTATGAGATTATTCGTGGCTGGAAGCACTACAACAACACCGTCATCTACGTATAA